The nucleotide window CAAGAGATATACCACAAGTACGGAAAGGGCGAGGACATTGTGCCATGCCATTGACACGCGCCAGCCAAAGAGCTCACCAGCCACGCCAAAGGCAATGCCGAAAACGGCGGGCCCCGTCACTCGTCCCAGCCCGCCGACGATTGCGGCCGCAAGAGCAGGCACAAGAACGTGAAAGCCTGTGAAGGGTGTGGTACTACTCTGGAGTGCCAGCAAGCCTGACGCCAAACCACCAAGTGTTGCGCCAAACACGCTCCCCGACAACACAACACGTTCTATCGCGATTCCCGAACACGCAGCCAAGTACTCGTCATCGTATGCCGCTCGTTGCTGGCGTCCCCATTTTGTGCGTTCCGACGCTACCCAGGCGAGTGCAACAACAAGTGGTGTCGCGATAATCGTGGCTACCTGAGGTACAGTAAGGCGCGCGGCCAGCAGATCCCACGTCGCTGATTCGGTCCGGGTCGCCATTACCGGAGCGTCACCAAACACAAGTGCCAATGCGTTCACTCCGATCATTAACACACCCAGAGACGCCAGTACGCAGGTCAAGGAAGGTGCTCCGCGCCGACGCAGGTGGTAAAACACGGCCATGTGCACGATTAACGCAAAGCACGCGGCAGTGAGCATTGCTGCGGCAACTGAAAACAACGGAGACAGGTGCCATTCGCGGCTAACAGAATACGTTGCGTATCCTGAGACACTCAGAGTCACGGCGTACGACAGGTCAAAGAACTTCACCGCGCGATACGACATTGAGAACCCGAGGGCGACTAGCGCGAAGATGCAGCCCGACGCCACACCATT belongs to bacterium and includes:
- a CDS encoding branched-chain amino acid ABC transporter permease, with amino-acid sequence MTAEFQQIVANGVASGCIFALVALGFSMSYRAVKFFDLSYAVTLSVSGYATYSVSREWHLSPLFSVAAAMLTAACFALIVHMAVFYHLRRRGAPSLTCVLASLGVLMIGVNALALVFGDAPVMATRTESATWDLLAARLTVPQVATIIATPLVVALAWVASERTKWGRQQRAAYDDEYLAACSGIAIERVVLSGSVFGATLGGLASGLLALQSSTTPFTGFHVLVPALAAAIVGGLGRVTGPAVFGIAFGVAGELFGWRVSMAWHNVLALSVLVVYLLLRPMRHALSPRARVGL